Genomic DNA from Candidatus Margulisiibacteriota bacterium:
TAAGGTAAAAACAACATATAAAATATATAGGCCAGAATAACAGCCATGCCTACTTTGGCCTGGATAGGTATAGTTCGTGTGCCAAAGATAGGAGCTGAAACAAAAATACCCATGACCCTCATTAGGAAAAGAAAATATATAAGCAATTGGGGTATATTAATAATGGGGTAAGTCATGATCTTTTAATCTTTTTAAACCGGCCCATTTAATGAGTAAAAAGTGCGATGCTTGATATTAAACGGACGGTAAAATCCTGTAATATACCGAAAATCCAGCCGCCCATCAGCAACATGATCAGGCCCAGCACAAAGAATTTGGGCACAAAAGTAATTGTCATATCCTGAATTTGGGTTACTGCCTGAATGATAGAAATAAAAATTCCGATAAACAATGAGGAAAGCAAAAAAGGTGCGGTAACCAGAAGTATTATATAGATTGATTCGCGTCCCAGATTTATGATAAAGGTTTCACCCATTATTTATAACTCAAGAGTAAGGAAGCTGCGACAAGGTTCCAGCCGTCCACCAATATAAACAGCAAAATTTTAAAAGGCAGAGAAATCATTATAGGCGGCAGCATCATCATACCCATGGACATAAGGATGGTAGCAACTGCAATATCTACTATTAAAAAAGGAATAAACAGAACAAAACCCATCTGGAAAGCTGTCTTCAACTCGGACAGGATGAAGGAAATAATAAGAACATGTGTGGGAATATCCGCTTTATTCATTGGTTTGATATTGGCGAATTTAACAAATAATAACAAGTCTTTTTTCCGGGTTTGTTTGAACATGAACTCTCTTAACGGATCAAGCCCTTTTTGCAGGGCATCCTGTTGTGAGATTTTGCCCTGGGTGTAAGGTTGGATAGCCTCTCTATTGATTTTGTCAAAAATAGGGGACATGATGAAAAAGGTTAAAAACAGGGCTATACCTACCAGTATTTGAGTAGGTGGTGTTTGCTGGGTACCCAGAGCATTCCTGATAAAGCCCAGGACAATAATAATTCTGGTGAAAGATGTGACCATGATAATAATCGATGGTGCCAGGGACAAAATTGTGAGCACAAGAAGAATTTGTAATGCTGTGTTTAATGACTGCGGGTCATTGGATTGGGTAAGGGCAAAGGTCAGTTTGGGTATGGAAAAATTCATTTGTTGTTCAGTTCCTCAATTTCACCGGAATTTTTAATGATATTTTTTAAAGTATTTTCAAAATGGTCAGGTAGTTTCGTTTTCTTTTTGAAGAAGTTAAGCCCGGACAATGGTCCTGCTTTTTTTTCATCTTCTTCATGTTCGGTTAATATCTGCAAAATTTCTTTCTGTTCTTTAACAGTATCCATAAGCATCAGTTGGTTATTGCTGCTGGCTATCAGATATAGTTTCTTGCTTATTTTTATAAAAAGTATTTTCAGGTTCTGGTTGATAACAACTTCTTTGAGTAAATAACTCTGCGGCTTGGCTTTATTTTTAATAAAAAATTTTAAGACCAGAACAGTCAGATAGATTAATAACAGTACAAGTAATATATTGGTTATAAAGCTGACCGGATTTACTGATACTCCCTGCAAATTACCTGTTGGATATGCAGTTGTGCCGACAGCATTGGGTGTGGGATCCTTAAGAAAATACAAAGGATCGTTACTCATAAGAAATTAAGGTTTTCTTTTTGAATGGGTCAGTATTTCTGTGATACGGATGGCAAAGTTTTCATCAATGACCACTACTTCACCCTTGGCGATTAATTTGCCATTGGCCATTAAATCAACTGGCTCACCCGCAAGCCGATTCAGCTCGACAACAGTACCCAGTCCGAATTCCAGAATATCGGAAATTGATTTTTTTGAACGTCCGAGTTCAACCGTAAGTTCCAGCGGGATATCTTTAATCAGGTCAATGTCCGAAGCTGGAGTGCCGTCTTTTTTGGTGTCTGTAAAAGGCTGGTATTTGAATTCCTCAGCTTTGGCTGAGCTTCTGTTTTCCGCGGATGGAGGGCTTTTGGCAGGAGTAGGGGTTTCTACCGCAGTATTGCCGACACCCATGAACCCCAACAAAGAATCTATCTCGTTTTGACTGATACTAATTGCATCGCCCATAATATCCCCTTTATTACCACTAACCTTATTGTATTATAAAATCGTTGAAATATACGTTCAATACTTTTTCCGATTTTAACACAAAATTACATTTAACCAGAATTGCTTTACGCAAATTGTTTTTCCCTTCGATTGTTTTAATGTCATTAAAAGAATTATTGGATAATATATTAATAATATAATTTCTTAACATAGGTTCACGCTCTTCAATTTCTTTTTTATCTTTTTCACTGTTTACTTCCAGCGCAACCGATACTTTCAAGTAACGCCGGCCACC
This window encodes:
- a CDS encoding flagellar biosynthetic protein FliQ, translated to MGETFIINLGRESIYIILLVTAPFLLSSLFIGIFISIIQAVTQIQDMTITFVPKFFVLGLIMLLMGGWIFGILQDFTVRLISSIALFTH
- the fliP gene encoding flagellar type III secretion system pore protein FliP (The bacterial flagellar biogenesis protein FliP forms a type III secretion system (T3SS)-type pore required for flagellar assembly.); translated protein: MNFSIPKLTFALTQSNDPQSLNTALQILLVLTILSLAPSIIIMVTSFTRIIIVLGFIRNALGTQQTPPTQILVGIALFLTFFIMSPIFDKINREAIQPYTQGKISQQDALQKGLDPLREFMFKQTRKKDLLLFVKFANIKPMNKADIPTHVLIISFILSELKTAFQMGFVLFIPFLIVDIAVATILMSMGMMMLPPIMISLPFKILLFILVDGWNLVAASLLLSYK